A stretch of DNA from Candidatus Binataceae bacterium:
CTCGGCGATCTGGCCACCCTGCCTGACCCGCAGCAGCTCGTGAGTCATCGGCGAAGCGACCCAGATCGCGCCCTCGGCGTCGAGCGCGATACCGTCGGGCACGCCGTCGCCGAGCTCGGCCCATATGCGGCGGTTGGCGAGCCCGCCGTCGGTGGCGATATCAAAGGCGGTCAGCCGATGGCCCATCGATTCGCCCACGATGAGCGTCTTGCCGTCGGGCGTAATCACGGTGCCGTTGGGAAATTCGAGATCGCGCGCCGCGACGCGCGCCGCGCCGTCCGGCGCGACCATCACCAGTTCGGCCGGCCTCTGCGGCGCGCCGCCGATCAGGTCGTAGCCGAAGTTGCCGACGTAGGCGCGCCCGCGCCCGTCAACCACCATGTCGTTGCAATGGAACGACGCGAGCCCGCTCAGATCCGCGTGCAACTTGAGCGCGCCGTTCTCCAGCCGCAGCAGCCTGCGATCGGTCATCGACACGACCAGCATCCGGCCGTCCGGCAGCCATCCGAGGCCCGACGGCCACGCCGCCACTTCGGCCACCACCGAGGTGCGGCCTTGCAAGTCAACCGCGTTTACCGTGTGCGCGTGCATGTCGGAGAAGTACAACTTCCCGTCATGCCATCGCGGGCCTTCGCCGAAACACAGGCCGTCGAGCAGGGTCTTGAATTGGCGCATCGTCGTTCCTCCGGACCGCATTTGTTATTCCAGCGCGCCGGCCGCGCGCAGCCGCTCGACCTCCTCCGCGCTGTAACCGAGCATCCGGGTGAGCACCTCGTCGGTATGCTGGCCGATGAGCGGCGCGGGGCGGCGCACCTTGCACTCGGTGCGGCTCATCCGCCACGGGATCCCGCAATGCTGCTGGCGGCCGACCTCCGGATGGTCGAGGTAAACGAAGTAGCCGCGCTCCTCAAGATGCCTGTCTTCGGAGACCACCTTGTTGGGCGCGCAGATTGCGGCCGCCACGCCCGCCGCCTGCAGG
This window harbors:
- a CDS encoding SMP-30/gluconolactonase/LRE family protein, with translation MRQFKTLLDGLCFGEGPRWHDGKLYFSDMHAHTVNAVDLQGRTSVVAEVAAWPSGLGWLPDGRMLVVSMTDRRLLRLENGALKLHADLSGLASFHCNDMVVDGRGRAYVGNFGYDLIGGAPQRPAELVMVAPDGAARVAARDLEFPNGTVITPDGKTLIVGESMGHRLTAFDIATDGGLANRRIWAELGDGVPDGIALDAEGAIWVASPMTHELLRVRQGGQIAERVKREQMPIACMLGGPTRRTLFLLTSESINPDECRAKRSARIETAEVEVAGAGWP